The proteins below come from a single Rhinoraja longicauda isolate Sanriku21f chromosome 5, sRhiLon1.1, whole genome shotgun sequence genomic window:
- the ccnc gene encoding cyclin-C isoform X1, producing the protein MAGNFWQSSHYLQWILDKQDVMKERQKDLKFLAEEEYWKLQIFFANVIQALGEHLKLRQQVIATATVYFKRFYARYSLKSIDPVLMAPTCVFLASKVEEFGVVSNTRLISASTSVLKTRFSYAFPKEFPYRLNHILECEFYLLELMDCCLIVYHPYRPLLQYVQDMGQEDMLLPLAWRIVNDTYRTDLCLMYPPFMIALACLHVACVVQQKDARQWFAELSVDMEKILEIIRVILKLYDLWKNFDDRKEMAGILNKMPKPKPPPNSEGEQGPNGSQNSTYSQS; encoded by the exons ATGGCGGGCAACTTCTGGCAGAGCTCGCATTA CTTACAGTGGATTCTTGACAAGCAAGATGTGATGAAAGAGCGACAGAAAGACTTGAAATTTCTGGCTGAAGAAGAATATTGGAAATTGCAAATATTCTTTGCAAATG TAATCCAAGCTCTCGGGGAACACCTCAAATTGAGGCAGCAGGTTATTGCAACTGCAACGGTCTACTTCAAAAGATTCTATGCCAG GTACTCGCTGAAGAGTATAGATCCAGTATTGATGGCTCCAACTTGTGTATTTTTAGCGTCAAAAGTAGAG GAATTTGGTGTGGTCTCAAACACACGTTTGATTTCAGCTTCAACCTCTGTGT TGAAAACGAGATTTTCATATGCGTTTCCAAAGGAATTTCCCTACAGATTGAACCAT ATATTAGAATGTGAATTTTATTTGTTAGAATTAATG GATTGCTGTCTGATAGTATACCATCCCTATAGACCATTGCTACAGTATGTACAAGATATGGGACAAGAAGACATGTTGCTACCATTAGCATG GAGGATAGTGAATGACACCTACAGGACAGACCTTTGCCTCATGTATCCTCCATTCATGATCGCCTTAG CTTGTTTACACGTAGCATGTGTAGTCCAGCAAAAAGATGCTCGTCAGTGGTTTGCTGAACTCTCTGTGGATATGGAAAAG ATTCTTGAAATAATCAGGGTCATTCTGAAGCTGTATGATCTATGGAAGAATTTTGATGACCGAAAAGAAATGGCAGGAATCCTTAACAAGATGCCAAAACCAAAACCACCTCCAAACAG TGAAGGAGAACAGGGGCCTAATGGTAGTCAAAATTCCACCTACAGTCAGTCCTAA
- the ccnc gene encoding cyclin-C isoform X3, with amino-acid sequence MKERQKDLKFLAEEEYWKLQIFFANVIQALGEHLKLRQQVIATATVYFKRFYARYSLKSIDPVLMAPTCVFLASKVEEFGVVSNTRLISASTSVLKTRFSYAFPKEFPYRLNHILECEFYLLELMDCCLIVYHPYRPLLQYVQDMGQEDMLLPLAWRIVNDTYRTDLCLMYPPFMIALACLHVACVVQQKDARQWFAELSVDMEKILEIIRVILKLYDLWKNFDDRKEMAGILNKMPKPKPPPNSEGEQGPNGSQNSTYSQS; translated from the exons ATGAAAGAGCGACAGAAAGACTTGAAATTTCTGGCTGAAGAAGAATATTGGAAATTGCAAATATTCTTTGCAAATG TAATCCAAGCTCTCGGGGAACACCTCAAATTGAGGCAGCAGGTTATTGCAACTGCAACGGTCTACTTCAAAAGATTCTATGCCAG GTACTCGCTGAAGAGTATAGATCCAGTATTGATGGCTCCAACTTGTGTATTTTTAGCGTCAAAAGTAGAG GAATTTGGTGTGGTCTCAAACACACGTTTGATTTCAGCTTCAACCTCTGTGT TGAAAACGAGATTTTCATATGCGTTTCCAAAGGAATTTCCCTACAGATTGAACCAT ATATTAGAATGTGAATTTTATTTGTTAGAATTAATG GATTGCTGTCTGATAGTATACCATCCCTATAGACCATTGCTACAGTATGTACAAGATATGGGACAAGAAGACATGTTGCTACCATTAGCATG GAGGATAGTGAATGACACCTACAGGACAGACCTTTGCCTCATGTATCCTCCATTCATGATCGCCTTAG CTTGTTTACACGTAGCATGTGTAGTCCAGCAAAAAGATGCTCGTCAGTGGTTTGCTGAACTCTCTGTGGATATGGAAAAG ATTCTTGAAATAATCAGGGTCATTCTGAAGCTGTATGATCTATGGAAGAATTTTGATGACCGAAAAGAAATGGCAGGAATCCTTAACAAGATGCCAAAACCAAAACCACCTCCAAACAG TGAAGGAGAACAGGGGCCTAATGGTAGTCAAAATTCCACCTACAGTCAGTCCTAA
- the ccnc gene encoding cyclin-C isoform X2 — MAGNFWQSSHYLQWILDKQDVMKERQKDLKFLAEEEYWKLQIFFANVIQALGEHLKLRQQVIATATVYFKRFYARYSLKSIDPVLMAPTCVFLASKVEEFGVVSNTRLISASTSVLKTRFSYAFPKEFPYRLNHILECEFYLLELMDCCLIVYHPYRPLLQYVQDMGQEDMLLPLAWRIVNDTYRTDLCLMYPPFMIALACLHVACVVQQKDARQWFAELSVDMEKILEIIRVILKLYDLWKNFDDRKEMAGILNKMPKPKPPPNR, encoded by the exons ATGGCGGGCAACTTCTGGCAGAGCTCGCATTA CTTACAGTGGATTCTTGACAAGCAAGATGTGATGAAAGAGCGACAGAAAGACTTGAAATTTCTGGCTGAAGAAGAATATTGGAAATTGCAAATATTCTTTGCAAATG TAATCCAAGCTCTCGGGGAACACCTCAAATTGAGGCAGCAGGTTATTGCAACTGCAACGGTCTACTTCAAAAGATTCTATGCCAG GTACTCGCTGAAGAGTATAGATCCAGTATTGATGGCTCCAACTTGTGTATTTTTAGCGTCAAAAGTAGAG GAATTTGGTGTGGTCTCAAACACACGTTTGATTTCAGCTTCAACCTCTGTGT TGAAAACGAGATTTTCATATGCGTTTCCAAAGGAATTTCCCTACAGATTGAACCAT ATATTAGAATGTGAATTTTATTTGTTAGAATTAATG GATTGCTGTCTGATAGTATACCATCCCTATAGACCATTGCTACAGTATGTACAAGATATGGGACAAGAAGACATGTTGCTACCATTAGCATG GAGGATAGTGAATGACACCTACAGGACAGACCTTTGCCTCATGTATCCTCCATTCATGATCGCCTTAG CTTGTTTACACGTAGCATGTGTAGTCCAGCAAAAAGATGCTCGTCAGTGGTTTGCTGAACTCTCTGTGGATATGGAAAAG ATTCTTGAAATAATCAGGGTCATTCTGAAGCTGTATGATCTATGGAAGAATTTTGATGACCGAAAAGAAATGGCAGGAATCCTTAACAAGATGCCAAAACCAAAACCACCTCCAAACAG GTAA